The following coding sequences are from one Nilaparvata lugens isolate BPH chromosome 4, ASM1435652v1, whole genome shotgun sequence window:
- the LOC111043442 gene encoding condensin complex subunit 2 yields MLNGEESPESPGSRAGTSSEYRVLGKRKPSSSSTNDETVRPSVPRSSKMSHPAFGRHRSDGRSGELHSLSKRQRSESRKRSIVNEDQLRQAENVVMDDEDGDIFSGGQVLNESRPSENETNESREQLGCKIAAHCLGSNLSSEDLSSHLASCIQLNTANKINKNNAFSLQLIDYMCVLMARNDKTINDFPTMSCSLDASSKIYACRVDCVHSGIMEIATGLSSITEKAKLNRNRMDDSDEHSGGEEEVQRRRRRRKRMILVSVVTPLSISNLSKGTNLLGSGWEDYELFGDECNNNNNNDLFMNDVTSIEIDETPDKDDSNQNSCNEEEVNVEANDLEIVSCQEGPESSNVSCSESGDELGIVERAQCSRKKSRLDALNFVNSRALQAPEESIYSYFDTDLLPDFWAGPEYWKPKFRRLKPSRRVKEEEEEVMSRIRKKTPKKDVLCFENLRNFDLARDSARSKLDRRVMARWLDSDMTKPVRHDNKIQDLFRSFLRKTLFFKPYLTREEDADEVKVETEFTDDGGIIFDELYEDNIHTLTENDLAPRNVAAQEPMSPSECHDEVEDQLCFEVNSNKENDYLRPRSYIAQNNSQLTYETVPKKLDMKMLKSTVWTLLDGDRENSISNNHGTQLTSNIYTQLQDHLPDDVWKDTSPALVFLALLHLANEKTLKLKATESMTDVIVEKG; encoded by the exons ATGCTCAATGGTGAAGAAAGCCCTGAATCTCCCGGCTCCAGAGCAGGAACTAGTAGTGAATACAGGGTTTTGGGAAAAAGAAAGCCTTCGAGTTCAAGCACCAACGATGAGACTGTCCGCCCATCTGTCCCTAGGtcttcaaaaatgtcacaccctGCATTCGGCCGACACCGATCCGATGGACGGAGCGGTGAATTACATTCACTCTCCAAACGTCAACGGTCGGAATCAAGAAAACGGTCAATTGTCAATGAAGATCAACTACGGCAAGCTGAAAACGTTGTT ATGGACGATGAAGACGGAGATATATTTTCTGGTGGTCAAGTGCTCAATGAGAGCAGACCATCTGAAAATGAGACAAATGAATCAAGGGAACAGTTAGGTTGCAAAATAGCAGCTCATTGTCTCGGCTCCAACCTCAGCAGTGAGGATCTGTCTTCGCATCTGGCCAGTTGCATACAACTGAATACTGCCAAT AAAATCAACAAGAACAATGCATTCAGTTTACAGCTGATAGACTATATGTGTGTTCTCATGGCAAGGAATGATAAAACAATCAATGATTTTCCT ACAATGAGCTGCAGTTTGGACGCCAGCTCGAAAATATACGCATGTCGCGTAGATTGCGTGCATTCGGGGATTATGGAAATAGCTACTGGCCTCTCCAGTATCACCGAGAAGGCAAAATTGAACAGAAATCGAATGGATGATTCTGACGAACACTCTGGGGGAGAGGAGGAGGTACAGAGACGTAGGAGGAGGCGGAAACGAATG Attctagtttcggttgttacaccattatcaatctcta atCTTTCGAAAGGAACTAACCTACTAGGCAGTGGATGGGAAGACTATGAACTATTCGGTGATGAGTGtaataacaacaataacaatGATTTATTCATGAATGATGTCACATCCATTGAAATAGATGAAACCCCAGATAAGgatgattcaaatcaaaattcgtGTAATGAGGAAGAAGTTAATGTGGAGGCAAATGATTTGGAAATAGTAAGCTGTCAGGAAGGTCCAGAATCTAGCAACGTTAGTTGTAGTGAAAGTGGGGATGAATTGGGAATAGTTGAACGTGCCCAATGTTCGAGGAAGAAATCTAGGTTAGATGCCCTGAATTTTGTGAATTCTAGAGCGTTGCAAGCTCCTGAGGAAAGTATTTACTCGTATTTCGACACAGATTTGCTGCCCGATTTTTGGGCGGGACCTGAGTACTGGAAACCGAAGTTCAGGCGGCTTAAACCGAGCAGAAGAGttaaggaagaagaagaagaggtgatGTCAAGAATTAGGAAGAAAACGCCGAAGAAAGATGTGTTGTGCTTTGAAAATCTGAGGAACTTTGATCTAGCCAGAGACAGTGCGCGGAGTAAGTTAGATAGACGCGTGATGGCAAGGTGGCTCGACAGTGATATGACGAAACCAGTACGACATGACAACAAAATCCAAGATTTGTTCAGGTCGTTTCTGAGGAAAACGTTGTTCTTCAAGCCGTACCTCACTAGGGAAGAGGATGCAGATGAGGTGAAGGTGGAAACCGAGTTCACAGATGATGGGGGAATTATATTTGACGAGTTATATGAGGACAATATTCATACCCTGACTGAGAACGACCTAGCACCCAGAAATGTGGCAGCTCAAGAACCGATGTCTCCATCTGAATGTCATGATGAAGTGGAGGATCAGCTATGTTTTGAAGTAAATTCGAACAAGGAGAATGATTATCTGCGACCTAGATCTTACATTGCCCAGAACAATTCGCAACTGACTTATGAAACTGTTCCGAAAAAGTTGGATATGAAGATGCTGAAGAGTACTGTCTGGACGCTGTTGGACGGAGAT AGAGAAAACAGTATCTCCAATAATCATGGTACGCAACTGACCAGTAATATTTACACCCAGCTCCAGGATCATTTACCTGATGATGTCTGGAAAGATACGAGCCCAGCCTTAGTATTTCTAGCGTTACTGCATTTGGCCAATGAGAAAACACTGAAATTGAAAGCGACCGAATCCATGACAGACGTAATAGTTGAAAAAGGTTGA